GATGTGGATATTGTATGGGCTTCGGTTGACATAGAGCCGACCGATGGGTGTTTCTCCCAGCAGGATGATATCGAAACGGCCATCCGGGTTGTTCTTCCAGTAGGATCGGGACTGCAACGCGAACTGTAGATCCAAAAACGCCTGCTTGTCGGCCTCACTCCCTTCCAGGTAGGTCACCTCCAATGCCCGGGTATCTCCAAACATCTCGCGCAAAAAAGGGGTGTCTCCCTCTTCGACCGGGCGCAGACTCAATTCCGGCAAGGCGGTTTTTTCTTCCGGTATGCGTTTTTCCAACACACTGCCCCC
The Magnetococcales bacterium genome window above contains:
- a CDS encoding GNAT family N-acetyltransferase; protein product: MLEKRIPEEKTALPELSLRPVEEGDTPFLREMFGDTRALEVTYLEGSEADKQAFLDLQFALQSRSYWKNNPDGRFDIILLGETPIGRLYVNRSPYNIHIIDITLHNRYQRQGIGSRILKSLQNEAGAFQGSLSIMVEDFNPAVKLYERLGFGAVETHGVHIQMRWPSRNAEPTPVTRPTGD